The nucleotide window GCGACCCAGTAAGCTACTTGATTTCGGGGCCACTTTCGTCGGTCCGCCCCGGAAGTTCGAGCTCGATTTCGAGTTCCGGCTCGTCGACGCCCTCGTACTCCACTTCCAGTTCGACCGGCTCTCCGAACGCGAAGGGGAGTTCCCACTCGTCGCCGACGATCGTCAGTTTATCGTCGTCACGAAGCTGTTCGCCGAGCGCGATCAGGAACTCGCCCGCCTCACTCGCGTCCAGTCGATACTCCTCCTCGAAGTTCCGTCCCGACCGAATCGTCGATTGCTCGTCATCGACGTCGGACATCTACAGGGCCACCTCGACGGGCTCGTCGATCGCGATCCAGCCGTCGCTGTTCTCACATTCGATGAACACTGCCTTGCCGGGAGCGCTCTCACAGACGGCAAGCTCCGGCCTGTCTTCGGAGGGCAATTCGACGGGTCGCCCCATCTCATCTTGCGTACCGGCTGACATGGATGTCTTTAGGCTAACCTAAAACAAAACGGTTCCGATCCCGTACGGCCGTCAGCAAAGAGAACTTCGATTGGACAAACGCGTTCAAGACCGTGTAGCGTGGCACTTTTATATTTTTAGTCCAACCTAAAAATGTGACCGAAAAACTAACTCATCCTACCTGTGATCGTCGTGATCTCCTCACTACGACCGGTGTTCTCGGGAGTATAGCCGTGACGGGCTGTATGGGTACCGACGAGACGTCACCAGATGCGACAGTAGTCGACTCGATGGATGATTTAGAGACACTGCCAGCTGATGACTACCCGCTCGTTGGACGCTGGCTCGACACCGACGAGGTGGGAGGTGCGGACGATACGTTCAACGGAACGATCGTCGATGCTCGTGGCCTCGATAACCCCGAGATCACGGTCGGTGCGGAGGGGAACGGCGGCCCGGTCGCGTTCGATCCCTCTGCCGTGATTATCTCTCCGGAAACCGTCGTCAAATGGGTCTGGACTGCCCACGGCCATCACAACGTCGTGTCGGATCCCAACGCGCAATTGGGGGAATCGAACCGTGCGTTCTCCTCGGGGGAGATCGTCGAGCGAGAAAACAACCTACATACGGAGGTGTTCGACGAGGCGGGAACCGTTCTCTACCAGTGTGAACCGCATCTGGATTTAGGCATGAAAGGAGCGCTCGTCGTCGACTCACAGGCATAGACCACGTCCCCGATTCGACTGGACGATCGTGGTATCGGTGAAATTCATATCCTATTATGAACGGTTTTACCGAGTCGGCTATTCAGTACTCGGAGAGAGATCCCGCCTCCTCGTCAGGCACCTCATCGGCCGGAACGAGCGTCTCTGCGAGTCGCTCGGCGACCGTCGGGCTGACTAGTCCGGCCATTCGCATCGCCTCGCGTTCGTGCGTAT belongs to Halorubrum sp. DM2 and includes:
- a CDS encoding amphi-Trp domain-containing protein; this translates as MSDVDDEQSTIRSGRNFEEEYRLDASEAGEFLIALGEQLRDDDKLTIVGDEWELPFAFGEPVELEVEYEGVDEPELEIELELPGRTDESGPEIK
- a CDS encoding halocyanin domain-containing protein, translating into MTEKLTHPTCDRRDLLTTTGVLGSIAVTGCMGTDETSPDATVVDSMDDLETLPADDYPLVGRWLDTDEVGGADDTFNGTIVDARGLDNPEITVGAEGNGGPVAFDPSAVIISPETVVKWVWTAHGHHNVVSDPNAQLGESNRAFSSGEIVERENNLHTEVFDEAGTVLYQCEPHLDLGMKGALVVDSQA